One genomic segment of Coffea arabica cultivar ET-39 chromosome 6e, Coffea Arabica ET-39 HiFi, whole genome shotgun sequence includes these proteins:
- the LOC113696369 gene encoding late embryogenesis abundant protein At1g64065-like: protein MAYDQEVASVAQREERRKKRMKCFAYVAAFAVFQTAVILVFALVVMKVRTPTFRVRSAAFEDFQVSTLNTNASFSTKMIAELSVKNANFGRYKYQNSTIEFFYQNYKVGEAVVPRGKANFRSTKKFVVPVDLSSANVPGDVLGNELSPHAWIPLTSRATLKGKLTLMLIFKKNKSTNMNCSMNLNISSRQLQDLKCS from the coding sequence ATGGCATATGATCAAGAGGTGGCCTCAGTGGCTCAAAGGGAAGAGCGTCGCAAGAAACGGATGAAATGTTTTGCATACGTTGCAGCCTTCGCTGTGTTCCAAACAGCAGTCATATTGGTCTTCGCACTTGTGGTGATGAAGGTCAGGACGCCTACATTCCGCGTGAGGTCTGCCGCATTTGAGGATTTCCAGGTTTCAACATTAAACACAAATGCTTCTTTTAGTACCAAGATGATTGCAGAGCTCTCTGTCAAGAACGCAAACTTCGGTCGCTACAAGTACCAGAATAGCACTATTGAATTCTTCTATCAGAACTACAAGGTAGGAGAAGCTGTGGTTCCCAGGGGAAAGGCTAATTTCAGATCAACCAAGAAATTCGTTGTTCCGGTGGATTTGTCCTCTGCCAATGTGCCCGGGGATGTACTAGGAAATGAATTAAGTCCACACGCTTGGATCCCTCTGACTAGCCGAGCAACATTGAAAGGCAAACTGACGCTAATGTTGATCTTCAAGAAGAATAAGTCCACCAACATGAATTGCAGCATGAACCTCAATATCTCATCTAGGCAGCTCCAAGATTTGAAGTGTTCATAA